From the genome of Salvelinus alpinus chromosome 19, SLU_Salpinus.1, whole genome shotgun sequence, one region includes:
- the akr1a1a gene encoding aldo-keto reductase family 1 member A1-A: MSSCVTLSSGHKIPLVGLGTWKSAPGQVKQAVLTALDCGYRHIDCAAAYSNEQEVGEALALRLGPGKALRREDVFLTSKLWNTQHHPDDVETACRKSLIHLGLNYLDLYLMHWPMAFQRGTELMPKRADGSVCYDDIHYQETWVAMESLVDKGLVRAIGLSNFNARQTDDVISIAKHKPVVNQVECHPYLSQAKLLSHCRSVGVCVTAYSPLGSGDRPWASPDEPCLLQDPGLGAIALRHSMTPAQVILRWQVQRGVVCIPKSVTPSRIQQNLQVFDFSLSDEDMKQMESFSRNERYIVPAVERDGKRVWRDAEHPHFPFNDPY; the protein is encoded by the exons ATGAGTTCTTGCGTGACCCTGTCGTCAGGGCATAAGATTCCCCTGGTGGGGCTGGGGACCTGGAAGAGTGCCCCTGGACAG GTGAAGCAGGCTGTGCTGACGGCTCTAGACTGTGGCTACAGACACATTGATTGTGCTGCTGCGTACAGTAATGAGCAGGAGGTCGGGGAGGCACTGGCTCTGAGGCTGGGACCAGGAAAG GCCCTGCGTCGTGAGGATGTATTTCTGACCTCTAAGCTGTGGAACACCCAGCATCACCCTGACGATGTAGAGACCGCCTGTAGGAAGAGTCTAATACACCTGGGACTGAACTACCTGGACCTCTACCTCATGCATTGGCCCATGGCCTTCCA GCGTGGGACAGAGCTGATGCCCAAGCGGGCCGATGGGAGTGTGTGTTACGATGACATACACTACCAGGAAACATGGGTTGCCATGGAGAGCCTGGTTGATAAGGGGCTGGTCCGAGCCATCGGTCTGTCCAACTTCAacgccagacagacagacgatgTCATCAGCATCGCCAAACACAAGCCTGTAGTCAACCAG GTGGAGTGTCACCCATACCTGTCCCAGGCCAAGCTGCTGAGTCACTGCAg GTCGGTAGGTGTATGTGTGACGGCCTACAGCCCCCTGGGTAGTGGTGACAGGCCCTGGGCCTCGCCTGATGAACCCTGCCTGCTGCAGGACCCTGGACTGGGGGCTATCGCCCTCCGCCACAGCATGACCCCTGCTCAGGTCATACTCAG GTGGCAGGTACAGAGAGGGGTAGTCTGCATCCCCAAAAGTGTCACCCCCTCCAGGATCCAGCAGAACCTACAG GTGTTTGACTTCTCTCTGTCGGATGAAGACATGAAGCAGATGGAGTCATTCAGCAGAAACGAGAGGTACATCGTCCCAGCTGTGGAG AGGGACGGAAAGAGAGTGTGGAGGGACGCAGAACACCCCCATTTCCCCTTCAATGATCCGTACTga